In Paraburkholderia caribensis, a single window of DNA contains:
- a CDS encoding pseudouridine synthase, whose translation MTLLALNKPFGTICQFSAHETRASLADWVKMPGIYPAGRLDSDSEGLLLLTDDGALQARIAEPRHKLVKRYWAQVEGAPADSDLKALARGVDLGDYVTRPCRAEFVEPGEALWARTPPIRYRAAIPTTWIELSITEGKNRQVRRMTAAIGFPTLRLVRVGVGALDIFSLGLQPGENIELPSRAPWEGFTRS comes from the coding sequence ATGACTCTGCTCGCTCTCAACAAACCCTTCGGCACGATCTGCCAGTTTTCCGCGCACGAAACGCGCGCGTCGCTGGCCGATTGGGTCAAGATGCCCGGCATCTATCCCGCAGGGCGACTCGACTCCGATAGCGAAGGGCTGCTGCTGCTCACCGACGACGGCGCATTGCAGGCGCGCATCGCGGAGCCGCGGCACAAGCTGGTGAAGCGATACTGGGCGCAAGTGGAAGGCGCACCGGCAGACAGCGATCTGAAGGCGCTCGCGCGCGGTGTCGATCTCGGCGACTATGTGACGCGCCCCTGCCGCGCGGAATTCGTCGAACCCGGCGAAGCGCTATGGGCTCGCACGCCCCCCATTCGATATCGCGCGGCCATTCCGACCACGTGGATCGAACTGTCGATCACTGAAGGCAAGAACCGCCAGGTGCGCCGCATGACGGCGGCCATCGGCTTTCCGACGTTGCGTCTAGTGCGCGTCGGCGTCGGTGCGCTCGACATTTTTTCGCTTGGATTGCAGCCGGGCGAAAACATCGAGCTACCTTCACGCGCGCCCTGGGAAGGTTTCACACGCTCGTGA
- the icd gene encoding NADP-dependent isocitrate dehydrogenase yields the protein MAYQHITVPVDGDKITVNPDFSLNVSDQPIIPYIEGDGTGVDITPVMIKVVDAAVAKAYGGKKKIHWMEIFAGEKATKVYGPDVWLPEETLQVVKDYIVSIKGPLTTPVGGGIRSLNVALRQELDLYVCLRPVQYFKGVPSPLREPEKVNMVIFRENSEDIYAGIEWPAGSPEAKKVIQFLREEMGVKKIRFPDSSGIGVKPVSREGTERLVRKAIQYALDNDRRTVTLVHKGNIMKYTEGAFRDYGYALAQKEFGAELIDGGPWMKVKNPKTGNDVVVKDVIADAFLQQILLRPAEYDVIATLNLNGDYISDALAAQVGGIGIAPGANMSDSVAMFEATHGTAPKYAGKDYVNPGSEILSAEMMLRHLGWTEAADAILKSMEKSILSKRVTYDFARLMEGATQVSCSGFGQVMIENM from the coding sequence ATGGCGTATCAGCACATCACGGTTCCGGTTGACGGTGACAAGATCACCGTCAACCCGGATTTCTCGCTCAACGTTTCCGATCAGCCGATCATTCCGTACATCGAAGGAGACGGCACGGGCGTCGACATTACGCCCGTGATGATCAAGGTCGTCGATGCAGCCGTCGCCAAGGCCTACGGCGGCAAGAAGAAAATCCACTGGATGGAAATCTTCGCGGGCGAGAAGGCGACCAAAGTGTATGGTCCCGACGTGTGGCTGCCGGAAGAAACGCTGCAGGTGGTGAAGGACTACATCGTGTCGATCAAGGGTCCGCTCACGACGCCCGTCGGCGGCGGCATCCGCTCGCTGAACGTTGCGCTGCGCCAGGAACTGGACCTCTACGTGTGCCTGCGCCCCGTGCAGTACTTCAAAGGCGTGCCGTCGCCGCTGCGCGAGCCGGAGAAGGTCAACATGGTGATCTTCCGCGAGAACTCGGAAGACATCTACGCGGGCATCGAATGGCCGGCGGGCTCGCCCGAGGCGAAGAAGGTCATCCAGTTCCTGCGCGAGGAAATGGGCGTGAAGAAGATCCGCTTCCCGGACTCGTCGGGTATCGGCGTGAAGCCGGTGTCGCGCGAAGGCACCGAGCGTCTGGTACGCAAGGCGATCCAGTATGCGCTCGACAACGATCGCCGCACGGTCACGCTGGTGCACAAGGGCAACATCATGAAGTACACGGAAGGCGCATTCCGTGACTACGGCTATGCGCTCGCGCAAAAGGAGTTCGGTGCGGAACTGATCGACGGCGGCCCGTGGATGAAGGTGAAGAATCCGAAGACGGGCAACGACGTCGTCGTGAAGGATGTGATCGCCGATGCGTTCCTTCAGCAGATCCTGCTGCGTCCCGCCGAATATGACGTGATCGCGACGCTGAACCTGAACGGCGACTACATCTCCGACGCACTGGCCGCGCAGGTCGGCGGCATCGGCATTGCGCCGGGCGCGAACATGTCGGACTCGGTCGCGATGTTCGAAGCCACGCACGGCACGGCGCCGAAGTACGCGGGCAAGGACTATGTGAATCCGGGTTCGGAGATTCTGTCGGCGGAGATGATGCTGCGCCATCTGGGCTGGACGGAGGCGGCGGATGCGATTCTGAAGTCGATGGAAAAGTCGATCCTGTCCAAGCGCGTGACGTATGACTTCGCGCGCCTGATGGAAGGCGCGACCCAGGTGTCGTGCTCGGGCTTCGGTCAGGTGATGATCGAAAACATGTGA
- a CDS encoding multicopper oxidase family protein, which yields MIRRDFLARTLSVALASLFARNVFAQHSMHGMSGMSDMDDMPGMSSTHAANSHAAHATPKLAPETALPAGAPLAALRKLANESSVPGVFRATLVAQPVRRQLMPGHSTSLWLYGDAAQGPIVGPLIEAREGDTVEIRFVNRLPQPSTIHWHGLPVPPDQDGNPTNPVAPGASHVYRFTLPPGSAGTYWYHPHPHMMSAEQVFRGLAGPIVVRAADDPLAAFPERHLFFSDLKLASDASIAPNDMMDWMNGREGQFVLVNGARRPCIEVAQDERWRLWNGCNARYLRLSLGGEGEHTFTQVGTDGGLLDQPRDGLTELLLAPGERAEIIVRAGAAASAAILTAAAYDRRKMTMTEGKSLPADPARPLADVRFVPGSPTAARAVPPTLRPISPLLSADAAADKVPQKSVVFTEAMDMAAMHRPGAAMSAMPPGMQFMINGAIFDPSRIALTSRRGEVEVWSIENRTDMDHPFHLHGTQFQVIGRERGGTSTREPFLAWRDTVNVQPGETVRIATVQHDAGERMFHCHILEHEDLGMMATLKVV from the coding sequence ATGATCCGCAGGGATTTTCTCGCCCGCACGTTGAGCGTTGCCCTCGCATCGCTTTTCGCGCGCAATGTCTTCGCGCAGCACTCGATGCACGGCATGTCCGGCATGAGCGATATGGACGACATGCCTGGCATGTCGTCGACACATGCCGCCAACTCGCATGCCGCCCACGCAACCCCGAAGCTCGCGCCCGAAACGGCGCTGCCCGCCGGCGCGCCGCTTGCCGCATTGCGCAAGCTCGCGAATGAGAGCAGCGTGCCGGGCGTGTTTCGCGCCACGCTCGTCGCGCAACCCGTGCGCCGTCAATTGATGCCGGGACATTCGACGTCGCTATGGCTGTACGGCGACGCCGCGCAAGGGCCGATCGTCGGCCCGCTCATCGAGGCGCGCGAAGGCGACACCGTCGAAATCCGCTTCGTCAACCGTCTGCCGCAGCCGTCCACGATCCACTGGCATGGTCTGCCCGTGCCGCCCGATCAGGACGGCAATCCGACCAACCCTGTCGCGCCGGGCGCGTCGCACGTCTATCGATTCACGCTGCCGCCAGGCAGCGCCGGCACCTATTGGTATCACCCGCATCCGCACATGATGTCGGCGGAACAGGTGTTTCGCGGGCTGGCCGGGCCGATCGTCGTGCGTGCCGCGGACGATCCGCTCGCCGCATTTCCCGAGCGGCACCTGTTCTTCTCGGACCTGAAGCTGGCAAGCGACGCCTCCATCGCGCCGAACGACATGATGGACTGGATGAACGGCCGCGAAGGGCAGTTCGTGCTGGTGAACGGCGCGCGCCGTCCGTGCATCGAGGTCGCGCAGGACGAGCGCTGGCGTCTGTGGAACGGGTGCAATGCGCGCTATCTGAGATTGTCGCTGGGCGGCGAGGGTGAGCACACCTTCACGCAGGTCGGCACCGATGGCGGTCTGCTCGACCAGCCGCGCGACGGCTTGACGGAACTGCTGCTCGCGCCGGGCGAACGCGCCGAGATCATCGTGCGCGCGGGTGCGGCAGCGTCGGCGGCGATTCTCACCGCTGCCGCATACGACCGTCGCAAGATGACGATGACGGAGGGTAAAAGCCTGCCCGCCGACCCCGCCAGGCCGCTCGCCGACGTGCGCTTCGTGCCGGGCTCGCCCACCGCGGCGCGCGCCGTGCCGCCGACGCTGCGTCCAATCTCGCCGTTGCTATCCGCTGACGCCGCAGCCGACAAAGTTCCGCAAAAATCCGTCGTGTTCACCGAGGCTATGGACATGGCGGCCATGCACCGTCCCGGCGCAGCGATGTCGGCGATGCCGCCCGGCATGCAGTTCATGATCAACGGCGCGATTTTCGACCCGTCGCGCATCGCACTCACCAGCCGGCGCGGAGAAGTCGAAGTCTGGTCGATCGAGAATCGCACCGACATGGATCATCCATTCCATCTGCACGGCACGCAGTTTCAGGTGATCGGGCGGGAGCGGGGCGGCACGAGCACGCGTGAGCCGTTTCTCGCATGGCGGGATACCGTCAACGTGCAGCCCGGCGAGACCGTGCGCATCGCGACGGTACAGCACGACGCCGGCGAGCGGATGTTCCATTGCCACATACTGGAACACGAGGATCTCGGCATGATGGCAACCCTCAAGGTCGTCTGA
- the cspD gene encoding cold shock domain-containing protein CspD: MATGTVKWFNDAKGFGFITPDEGGEDLFAHFSAIQMNGFKTLKEGQKVSFEVVQGPKGKQASNIQSAA, translated from the coding sequence ATGGCAACTGGTACGGTCAAGTGGTTCAACGACGCGAAAGGTTTCGGATTCATTACGCCCGACGAAGGCGGTGAGGATCTGTTTGCACACTTTTCGGCTATCCAGATGAACGGTTTCAAGACCCTCAAGGAAGGCCAGAAAGTTAGCTTCGAGGTCGTTCAAGGCCCGAAGGGCAAACAGGCATCGAACATTCAGTCCGCAGCCTGA